TTTGCTCCGACCCTATTGTGTCTGCGCTCCTTCTCTCGCTTGTTctttgcgattctgaccatggggcggggcttaggaagctgcctgctgattggctactgagttttggtgCGACAGCTCAACAGACCGGAAGTACTGTAGACACGGAGTCAGAgttgctgtccgtctggaactgtGACAAAATTGCGTTAGATACttataattattttgtcggatgtccgTGGGGGAAACTCAGGGAATGAGTtccagtagccaatcagcaggcagcgtCCTAAGGCCCcacccatggtcagaatcaTAAACAAAAAACCAGGGAGCAAAAACAGtcggagaaaaagaaactccgatcgttgcaaacaaaaagtgtactttaaaacaaataaaattaatttttgaacgattaaatccacattttatttggaatttgtgtgtttttgatttagTGGTTAATTTTTCTTTggaaatattgacaaaaatctTAGAATTCCATTTGCTCCACGCTCATAACAATGTTTACACGATGTGATTTTCTCATGCGACGACAGAAACTTTTGGAAACGCACgatatttacatatttagttggcagcagcttcaggttagTGGGAGGAGCTAACGTGAAGTCGCGCTACAGTGGCTACAACCACACAGTGTCTGCAGGACGTCACACAGGGGGGTGGTTAAGTTCTTGATTACAATTTCGCTGTTTTTCCTCATTACACTgcagtaaatgtgtttataaaggAGCTGCAAtgcttgtatttttaaaaacctgGAACCTGAAAGTCATCGTGAGCTTCAGACAACGTGAAACCACGCTCGTCCTCTCTGACAGTTTGGACTGTTTGAATCACAGATTCGTCGGTGTAGAAAACCACATTTCACTCTGATTTGTAACttcctcttttcatttttttctaatCTCTCGTCATCAGCAGCGCTTCTCTCTGAGATGGAAGCAACTGCTTTTGTTATCACAGCTTAAAAAAATGAGGAAGTGAAGCaagaaaaggcaaaaatgacttttctgtcaaggaataaaataaataaaagatgaatttcAAATTACCGGGATTATaatcttctctgttttttgaaGCTCACCGAAGTTTCCCATTTTTTTGACTCGCAGGTGAacgttgtcgtcgtcgtcgtcatcatcatcagcgtACCTGAGCAGCAGTCTGTCCTCCACGATGTCCCCGTCACGCCGTGGACACTGACGCCGTCGAGCGGAGCGAGGCAGCTGGAGGGAGGGGGCCAGCTAGCATGCGGCACCGGCTCGGCGTGTCCAGGAGACGGCGCTGCTGAGGAGCCGTCGTCGGTCGGTGCGGAGTGTGTGTCTGCGGAAGCGACGATGGACGACTTCAACAGCAGGACGTACGGGACCAGCGGCCTGGACAACAGACCGCTGTTCGGGGAGACGTCTGCTCGGGTACGGGTGTCTTTGTGTAGGAGAGGACACGTAAGACATTTTAAAGAGGACACAAGAGACTCGCATGCCTCATCGTTCGGAGGAAATCTACACTTTTACAGCTGAAATATGAAGCCTGAGGAAATGTCTCCTCTTTGTATGTCCTTTTAAAAGTGTAGCTGTTTGAGATGCAGACAATGTGGAGCTTAGTTTTTACCTTTTCTTTGGAGAAACCAGCCGATCACTTACTGAAAATATGGCCACTAGTGGGAGACGCGAGGAAATACAGCCACTCTGCAAAAAGCTCAGCAAGTCTACGATATCCTAACAATATGTTCAGTGCTTTTTCTTGACACTAAACCACCATTTTCTAacagtgaaactgaagtttgtgtctctttgtaaaccactcactctcccacaccaaaccccatagagttgttgatccactgctgcctccatcactaagttcaaatgtcttattttgtcacttcggcttttaaaatcctacaTTTGGATTCACTTtattgacacaaagtgaccacacaaggcagcagtagaccagcagctcctgtgtccccgtgaggtaaaatcactgattttctctatggggtttggtgtgggagagtgagtggtttacaaacttcagtttcctgttggaaaagtctgtctcacagtgagataaaccgtgtgaacatgttcttaagatatcatagacttaaactcaCATGGGTTTTATGGCTCAAGAAAACCTGAATTCTTCCTTTTAATCTGTGGCGTAAACAACAATTTAAACGTGTGTTTGATGTTGATTTATAGAAAGTGTAAAACTAACAAACGTGTGTTTTTGTCGCAGGATCGGTTCATTAACCTGGCAGTGGGAGGATTCACCTCTTTGGTTGTTCTAGTAAGTTcccagtttgtttttattaaatcacaaatttttccactttatctgtttattcttttgcttttttacataaaaaaaagatcaaaattGTCCTCCTGTCATAACTCAGTTAAATATGaagcatttattttgaaatgaagttTGACTCCTCTCCGTCACAGATGTTCAGTAAACTCATAAACCTCCTTAATCAGATTAGAAACCTCCCTAAATCAGATTAGGAATCATTGACAAGCTCATTAGCTTCACTGAAAACACGcctttgttttctcttccaCTGATgccacatttttatattttaatctaTTTCAAAAAAACTATGGAGACCTTGGAGGCAGAACAGTGACTCAGCACTTCTTCCTGTTTACTTTCATATCCTGACTTCCACTTCCTGGAACGAGAACAGAGCAGTTTTTACGAGCGTCAGGAgatttttttcgtttttttcccctcagaaacCAGAGCAGGAAATTTCCGAAGATcgcattttaattttaataaacgACCGTTTCTCCGTCTCTGTTTGTTTCCTAGGTAACCGTGATCGGGTCGTTTGTGTTTCCCTCACTGCCTCCACGACCCCTTAACGTCTTCTTTGCCGTGTGTATCCTGTTAATGTGTGGATCCACCATAGtgctggtaacacacacacacacacacacacactctgagctTCTGTCAGGATTCATTCAATGCATTTTTATCACGTTTTATTGCGTGAAAGTCAGTCCGGATACGACATTGTCGCTATATTTAAGTCTAGATACGATAtcgtcacaatatttaagtcaggatacgatatcgcgatatttaagtcaggatcaatatcgcgatatttaagtccGGATACggtatcacgatatttaagtcaggataCGATATTGCCgcaatatttaagtcaggatacgatatcatcacgatatttaagtcaggataTGATATCACAATACTTAAGTCAGGATACgatatcgcgatatttaagtcaggataCGATATTGCCgcaatatttaagtcaggatACGGTATCATCACGATATCTAAGTCAGGATACGATAtcgcaatatttaagtcacgatacgatatcatgatatttaagttaGGATACGATATCACGATAATTAAGTTACGATACAATATCATCgcaatatttatgtcacaatacaatatcaagatatttaagtcatgaaatGACATCACGatatgatatcacaatatttaagtcatgacaCGATATCATTGCGTTatcatcatgatatttaagtcaggatGCGATATCGTCGCTATATTTAAATCAGGATACAATATCATCGTGATTGACAGAAATGTTCTTgttgacgtttttgtcactaacgccttttctctctctccctcagataTTCTGGTACCGTCAGGGCGATCTGGAGCCCAAATTCAGGAACCTGATCTACTACATGCTGGCGTCCATCgtgctgctgtgtctctgtgccAACCTCTACTTCCACGATGTCAGGTGACCGCCAGAGCGAGGAAGAAGGGAAGACACAGCCGTAAAGTGGAAGGACTAAataaaatttgaccaaaaatacaaacaataaaaagactTGAAGGAACGTCCCACtgcaccagagaagaagaagaaacagagacTTTAACGGTCGCAGTGAGATGAAAACGCATGACTTCACTGGAGTGTGGAGGTCATGTGATGTACTGTACGACGCCATAAGTCTGCCTGAGACATGAGATCTGCCGGAGATGAACAGGTGTGTTTACGAGCTCATTCACATAAACATCGTCCTCAGACAGTGAAATATGACGGAGAAATTATCGGCCCCGGGGTTTTTCCAAGTGTGGTTGCATTCGGGAATGACACATAATCTACGTCAGCTCAAGTCtacaatattttaagaatatgttcactgctttttCTATAGTAAGATCCACTGTTGaaccactcgctctcccacaccaaaccccattgagaaaatcagcgtttttaacatcacagcacacaggagtcgttgatacactgctgcctccgtcactaagttcacatgtgttatttttgtgaattcagtgtcagaaaacctttgttcagatttacctcagtgacacaaactgaccacacgaggcagcagtagaccagccgCTCCTGTGTCCTCGCGAGctgatcactgattttctctatgaggtttggtgtgggagagcgagtgttTTACAcacgtctaacagtgagataaagacgtgaacatgttcttcagATGTCGCAGAATTAAGCCGATGTGGATTTCATTCACATCtttgttaaatggctaaaatctGATTTTCCTCGTGTTAATTCTTTCATAcatccacactttaaaaaaaaccctgatctATCACTTTGAAGGAAAAACCTGCTCTTTTCCTCTTGTTATTGTTCTTTtacatgtttgtctttgttctaTAAAAactggttaagtgtatttacaTTCTTAAACAACACTGCAGGCctcaaatgtagtaaaagtcATGTTCTTGtttaagtatttgttttttttccaacaacaAAATCTTTATGAAACAGCTTCCAAACTCCTGTTCAGACTGATTAAAGCTGGCGTAGGCGATTTATATCTGTggttgatcaataattccatattAACTTTTcatctgctgctcctcctccagacCCTGTTTGTGACCAATCATAGGACAGTCCAAAGAGAGACTGAgcgcctcctattggctgttacACACATTCCCTTTAGTGGAAAAATAACTACTCTAGCACTGGTTAAAACATAGGGCTGCATCGATTTAaggattattaatcaattatcaaaaaaaGCTGGCAATTAACATAgtaatctgtgtgttttcagacattttatggaccaaaaaaagagaaaataagcaaCATCGACATATtatgaaacatgaaaataattgaTAGTTGTCGCtctcctgcaaaaaaaaaaattagtagGACCAAAAATTGATCCTTGAGGGTCACCACGATTTCACTTGAGGGCTGCAAAAACACATCGCTTTttgatcgattactaaattaatcgtcaccTATTTTGATAATTCAGTGTAAAAAATTTGTCTGGTTTTTAAGTGGAAATTCTCAGATTTTTCACcttaaatgcaaatatctaagtaaaaactgacacaaatgtaaaggtattttttttaccatttcatGGACCAATGTATCTTATAGATAATTAATAGTTactgcctacactgcaaagaaacctttAAAAGAGTAAAAGGATGAATATGTTAGATGAATATTCATGAGGGCTGCAAAGACTGatcgataactaaattaatcatcaccTTATTTGATTTGATAATCAATTTGTTCAGTTtaagtttgtgtgatttttttttttttctctggtttctttgttccataaaacaaagaaatcattcaaactgaaggtttgaaaaacactgatcaacattttatggcctaaatatttagtttaataataataataataataataataataataacaattagttGAAGCCCTAAAATACTTGGTaattgacattaaaaacaaagctttaaGCATTATGAATGTTACTGagcctgtaaacacacagagcggagggggcggggcatcacgtcacagcaaacacactttcatgtttcatgtttttctttccacttcGTCCGAATTTCACGctattatttaattcattctcCAAATCACGTCTAAGATAAGGGGatcattttatcttttaaattaGATTGAAATGACTCTGACTGCCAATTCTTGCACTAAGTGTGGCTGAATTCCTCCGCTGTCTCAAagccaaatacacacacacgcgcacacacgtcAGGTGTAGCACcagtaaaaaagaagaagaatgttttcCAAAAACAACCGTGTTTGTCGTCTTATATTTGCACTGTTAATCTGTCAATCCAGAATCATCCAAATCTCATCTGAGCTTCCGATGTcgcatttttttaatgaaaaaaattgtTAGTGTAATTTAACCTTCACTACGTTAAATTGTTTACGTCTGTTTTCCATACGTTACTCCGTGATCTGGTCACTGTCATTTCCGCTAAGGTTTTGTGTAACAAATGCTAACGATTAGCTATGACAAGCGTAAACCTTTGGCGACTAAATCTGAGTCGGAATATTTCGGAATTACCGTACAAAAGTATCGCTAaagagtatttttattttcgGGGGTTTCTAATTCAGGTCGTTTAACGTTTACCGCAGAGGAATCCTGTTTACACCACGTGCCATGTTGTGCCAAGTGCCATGTTGACATACTAGCATGTTAGCATAACTTTACAAGCACAAAAACGTCGTACAGCCACGGTTAGTTTTTATGTATCGGAAGACAACGCAAATTAAATTTGGTGGCGCTAGTGTTTTGACCTCCACTCTGCTAGCTAACAATCAAAGTATAATTCTGCTAAGTTTTTAACATTGACTGTCGCTACAGGTTAAGTCCGATTTCTGAGTTCGGAAGGAGCAAAAGTATCGCAAAATCCAGAGAATAAaccttatttttacttttttacgcTAACTTACAAAAAACCAGATCACggagaaatgtgtttatttgtagcAGCGTTTTCAAAAACACGTCGTACTGTAAGCactttagtttttctttctcaaaaTTACCAAAAACCAACAGCGCAACACTGATTTCTTACTTTTTAAAACGCAGCACTCATCGTCACCATCGTTGTTTTTGACGACcattagaaagaaaaataattcatttactcGTAGCTCTCAACGTCTTTGTTTACACCTAAAGACGATCGTCAAAGCCACAAcgttgtatttaaatattttatggaataaataaaagtgtaacCTGAACGCCTCTTTGTCTCTGCTTCGACTTCAttctttgtaaaaaataaagttcttTTTGAAATTTGAGTTCGGACTTTTCcggcagattttttttgttgctcacATATAAAAAGATTGCAGCAGGAAATCAGCTCAGTTGTGTTTACCTTGATGTTCGTCTCTGGCACACAATGAATCCTGGGATTTTGCTATGGAAGCCTGGAAAGTATCTCAGGCTAGCCCTTTTTCGCAGtcgataaaacatttttacgtggaatttttttgtgcacacaaacatcGTAGCAAGAACTAAGAAGAACTGCGACAGAAGTGTGATTTAAAGGTAAACATAGCAGCGTTAGTATGAGTGGCAGTCATCTTAGAATTCATCCCACGTCAGAAACCCAAATTCGGGGGGGAGTGTCCGACCTCACAAATTCTGACTTCCGACTAAAAATGTAACACACCATATGTCGGGCCATGATTGTTTAGAGAAGGGAGAACGCATTTGTTGCTTTAGAAATCGCGCACTACAGCGTGCAAGTTGTAACTTTGGGACAATAACAAGCGCAGCCTGTGAAGGAGGCGGAGCCTGGATCGAGCCACTCCCGCCCCCCTGTAATTTAACCCCTTCTGTGTTGTCAGGATTTGGCACGCGTACTTCTCATTC
This Solea solea chromosome 3, fSolSol10.1, whole genome shotgun sequence DNA region includes the following protein-coding sequences:
- the tmem243b gene encoding transmembrane protein 243b — its product is MDDFNSRTYGTSGLDNRPLFGETSARDRFINLAVGGFTSLVVLVTVIGSFVFPSLPPRPLNVFFAVCILLMCGSTIVLIFWYRQGDLEPKFRNLIYYMLASIVLLCLCANLYFHDVR